Below is a genomic region from Fischerella sp. PCC 9605.
AGACATACAAGGCGACATATATTATATACCTTAATAGCTAATTTAAAATGCTGCTGTCGCTAACAGCATTCTAAAAATTTCCTACACTCGCAACAAACAAGCAGGGTGTAGGTAGGGCTTTACTAATTTAACTTGATTGATTTGACACTCCCACACCTGTAAGGAGTGACATTGATGGAATCCAGACCGCCTGTGAGTAACAACCCTCATTCAGGTCTTAACTGATGCGCCTAGTCTTACCCATAGAAACCTATTGGGGCTGCAACTAGCTTCTCAAGCATTAATTCCCGTGGTTTCACGGTACTCAACTAAATTCTACCAACAACTTTTTTGGAGCAGCAGGACTATATACAAATCCCTGCAAAGGGTGGACTTTCTCTTCGTTTTTGCAAACAGGCACTTCAATAATTGATGATTTACCTTTAAGATTAGCCTTCTACCCAAGAGCAAATAAAAGCTACTGTTCGGACTTTTTTTGCTAATACTGCTTTGCTGACACCAATTTTTTTCGTTGATAGCAGAGTCAATGCTTAAACGCGATTAATCGAGCCAGCACGCGATTAACCGCGTTAGCTCTATTATTTCGGACGCTTGGTTCCATACTTGGAGCGACCTTGCTTGCGGTCTTTGACTCCGGCTGTATCTAAAGTGCCACGAATAATGTGGTATCTCACGCCTGGTAAGTCCTTGACCCGACCGCCACGAATCATTACAACAGAGTGTTCTTGCAAGTTGTGACCAATTCCTGGAATGTAAGCTGTGACTTCAAAACCAGATGTTAGTCGCACCCTTGCTACTTTACGCAGAGCCGAGTTAGGTTTCTTCGGTGTGGTCGTGTATACTCTGGTACAAACGCCCCGACGTTGCGGGCATTGCTTCAGAGCTGGGGACTTGGTTTTCTGACGCGCTTTTTCGCGTTCGTTACGTATTAGCTGCTGTATTGTTGGCATGAGTTACAGCGCGTGAAGCTGCTTATAGTCTAACTTTTAACAACAAATCCTGATTATATCTTTTTTTATGGTTTTATGTCAATTGTTTTTTGTTGGTAGTTAGTAGTTAGTAGTTAGTCGTTGGCTCTTAACCACTAACCACTAACTACTAACTCTTGACTAATAGAAAAAGAATTACCACAACCACAAGTAGCAGTTGCTTGAGGGTTATGGAAGCGAAATCCACCGCCCATAAGATCCTCAGAATAATCCACAGTCAAACCATTAACATAATCTAGACTTTCAGCGTCTATGATTACTTGAATGCCATTACACTCAAAGGTGCGATCGCCGCTTTTGAGTGTTTCATCAAAGGACATATCGTAATACCACCCAGAACAACCTCCGGGTTTAACAGCCAATCTAACCAGGAAATTTGGCTGCTTAGACTTTAATCGTTCAATTTCACTTGCAGCTGCTTGACTCAGATGAATCATGGAATTCTTTATAAAATTGAAAACCCCATCTTATATACTACAGACAGGGTTAATAAACAATGCTTACTAGCAAGCTGTATATTTATGCCACTTTCACGCGACAAGCCAGGAATTAGCATGACTATACCGCGCGAAGGGGTCAGCAAATAAGGTTTACACGAGAAGAAAATATATTCTGTTTTTACCTTAAAGCCAACAAAGCGATTTTTGCGACTAATTGAATCTAATACTTGGCTGTTGTAATTTTAATCTTCTTTAGTACGGGCATAATCGTCTTGAAAGCGGATAATATCATCCTCACCCAAGTATTCGCCGTTTTGTACTTCAATTAATACCAAGGGAATTACGCCAGGATTCTCTAAGCGATGAGCTGTGCATTGAGGTACATATGTGGATTGGTTATTGCTTAACAGCACTTCTTGATCGCCACAAATCACCCGAGCAGTACCAGATACCACGATCCAGTGTTCGCTGCGATGATGATGCATTTGCAGGCTAAGGCGGTGTCCGGGCTTAACTTCAATGCGCTTAATTTTATATCCGCGCCCTTCTTCCAAAACCGTAAAAGAACCCCAAGGGCGCAGTTCTGTTGCTGCAACACCCCTGGGGGTGACGGCTGGAGGCAAAGGTAGCGCATGAGTTTGTGTTGTTTCTTGAATTTGAGCCATAGTTACCTCATTTGGAGACATAACAAACCGTTAGTACTCTTAACCATTGATGGAAAAATATGGCGCTATGTTGCAACCGTATAAATTAGCAATTTAGTCCGCCTCTGCCAAACATAGCAAAATCACAAGCTAGTGTGTAATCGATAACCGTTGTCACTACTATATCTATATCAAGTCTTCATGAACTCAAGTGGCAACTTTTACATAGCTTTAAAAAGCTGGTCAATAGTCAATAGTCATTGGTCATTTGTCATTGGTCATTGGTTAGTAGTTAGTAGTTAGTGGTTAGTAGTTAGTAGTTATTCTCCCCATCTCCCCACTTCCCCACTTCCCCACCTCCCCATCTCCCACTCTCCCACTCTCCCACTCTCCGTATCCTCTTTACCGACGGGGTTGCAAGAAAATTCCTATGCCGTTATGAACACGAGCAGCTGTGTTGGGAAAACGATCTAGAAGTTGTCCTCCTAAATAAAGACTAGTTGAACTACCGCCATCCAAATTCAAAGCATTCACGCATCCCATTTGCTGCATTAACCGTGCGTGTTCTGCCAATGTAGGCCCAGCACCCCCTACACGATTGTGCACAGCAGCGATCGTAAGGTTGCCTGTTGCAGTTGTGCAGATGGCGCTACGGACAGCTTTTTGGGCAATGAAGGCATCGCTGAATTTTTCGCCTTTGCCATCGAGGACAATTTGGCGATTTAGCACTAGCAGTGGCCCTGCTCCCAAGATATGAGGATAACTATTAAATTCGGCAGGGTAAGTAGAATTATCGATGCGAACTGAAGAACCGATAGGTAAGACTGAGGCACTGTTGACAGCATTACTACGTAAGGCGAGCAGATATCCATCCTGAGGAATAGGGATAGAAACTTGACCTGCTTTGCCTCCTTGTAATTGATTGGTAACTTGGTTTTTCTGGACAACGAGGATAATTTCGTTGTCGGTTAAGGGATGATAACTTGCTCCCCACGCAGGGGTGTAACGGGCTATGCCACTTTGGACGTAGCCGCTATTGAGAGAAACAATCGGCAATTTCTGGTTGTTAGGGATAATCAGATTTTCCAAAAGAGTCAGACGACCCATATAAAATTGTCCAGAATCATTCCAGGCGATCGCACCTCGGTTCAAAATCGGACTTGACAACCACTGACCATCCCGACGAATCGCACCCAAAGGTAATCGATTATTACGGTTAAAATAACCACCATTAATCGCTGCTACCGCTAATTGCTGTTGTGCCGTTTGCATAATCGGAGCAGTTCCCACAAGGGTGCCGGAGTTCGTCAGAATCGGTTTTATGTTGATCCCAACAGTGCGAGGATTCACTTCTAACCAAACAATAGGAAAGCGTTCTTGACCTAATTGCACAAACTGCTGTCGCCAGTTTAATCCCGGTGCCCAATTAATCGAACGTTGCACCATCGCATCGGGTCGAACATCAATAATCAGGCGGTTGGGGTTCGGTAAAGTACTCACTAGAGGTGCTAAACCGATGGGAACCTCCAGACGAATTAACGTTTGGTTGTTGACTACCTCTACTTGCTTGATTAGTGGAGGTGGGGGAAGTGGTGCAGGGGGTTCCAGAGATGGAGAAGATGGAGGAGGAGGGAAAGATGGTAAAGTATTTTCTCTGTTTACTCCTGTTCCGTCATTTCCTGGAACCATCTGCTTCAATTGGTTTTCTGGAGATGGTAAAGGAATGGGAATATTTTCTATGGCCGGTGGCGGAGGTGGTGGAGGTGGTGTATAACGCTGGATTAAAACCGGATCGGCAATGCCATTGAGGGTAATTGTCCACTCTCTAGTTGTTGGCGAGGAAGGTTTGGGAACTGGGTTATTGGGATCGTCGGGTAGGGGCTGATTTTTTTTGACTGGTAACTCTTGGGTAATTTGCCAGGGAGTAGGGCGATCTAAATTGACAATGATGCGCTCTCCAAATGATTCTTTACCTTGACTAATATCTGTGAGTTTCGCGTTGGGTGTGGATATTATCAAAGTGTTACCCTGAACTTGCAGCTGCCATGCAGATGTTTTGGCAAATTGAGTAATATCTAAATAGCGATATCCTCCCACTAATATGCTTGCTAAAGTCAGTGGTTGGGTGAGGGAAGAATACCACTGTATGGGCTGTCGGACGGGACTGCTACTATTTAGTAAATCTGCTCCAATAAATTGCCTGAGTGCCCCATCGCTGATATGAGTTGTTAACTGACCTGCTTTGAGGCGTCGCTGCAACCACGCTCCTGAAAAAATTCGACCATTAACAGAAATTTGATTACCATAGAATGTTACCCCCTTTAAAGGAGGTGCAGGCAGTTTTGGACTCGGCGTTGATATTGGTTTAGGCTCAATCGGGGACTGGGCAATCCTCGCCTGAAAAAGTTCTTTCTGAGTGGTTGACGAATTTGGGACGCTTGTACTGGCGATCGCAAAATTATAATTAGCCGTTAAGCACAGTAATGAAAAAATTACTGGCGATACCAGAACCTTGACAAATCTGCTATTGAACTGTTTTGAAACTGTATTGCCTTCTTGTCGGCAAAAATTCGACACTTCTACCATAAGTGACTAAGTATTGCTGAATACTATCAACTAACGCACAAACTAACTAATTTTCTGAAATATCAAAAAATAATGACCTAAGTTTTGAACGCTAACGTGATAATGTATAGATGGGATTTTTGTCTCTTGTTGAACACAACAAGCAGTTTTGCCACTATGAATCTGGCTTTGGGTGCGCTTAATCACCCTGGTTTAAACCAAACATGACAGCATCCTGAAGCTTAAAAGTTGAATTCAGAGAAGCCAATCTCACTGAATACTTGCTACTTAAGTGAGATTTGGTTAGTAGCAATGAAGTGACAAATGCGAACAGTAGCAATCTAGGGAGTAACTCCAGAAATATTTTAGGAATCGTCAAATGGGGATATAGTGTAATACGCTGCTTTTTTCGCTGAATCAGGATAATTGTAGTTTTATAAAGTAAATAAAGCCTAGAGTTTCAGCTTTGTTAAGGTCAGCCAAAAGATGCTGTACCTCGTTTCTTACTTGCGTTTTGGTAAAGGGCATTGAGGGAGTACATAGCTTCGCGATATAAATAGAACACTGTTCGAGCAAACTCTCGTTTGCTTGACTCAGCAAAAACACATAAAAAATGACGCATAGATTTTAACACGGGTAGAACAAAAGTCAACCCGAAGTTAAAATTTTTTTTCCCTAAATTTCGGTTATTTGTGATTTTCTTCATCGGTCCATTTAGAAAATTTTTCTCACTGTTGGCGGCAAATTTTTAACCTCAGGATGACAGGGATAGTCTATGAATAAAAAATCGGTGAATCAAGACCAGGAAATGAGATTTACGGATGCTTCTTCAGGGTGTACTTACCAAGGACAAAGGTGGTTGGTAGAAGAACGAGATGCCTGTGGTGTAGGTTTTATTGCCCACCGTCACAATCATCCTAGTCACGAAATTGTGTCAAAAGCCTTAGCGGCTTTAACTTGTCTGGAACACCGAGGAGGTTGTAGTGCCGATCAAGACTCTGGTGATGGCGCAGGAATCTTGACCGCGATTCCGTGGGAGTTGTTCCAAAAAGAATTCACGGCACGAGGAATGCAACTCCCTACTGGTAACAATATCGCAGTCGGGATGATATTTTTACCACAAAACCCACAAGCAGCACAAAAAGCTAAGGCTACAGTTGAGCAAGTAGCAACTGAGGAAAAATTGACTGTACTGGGTTGGCGAGAAGTGCCACTACAGCCTAATTTACTGGGAGTGCAAGCTAGAGAAAATCAACCCCAAATTGAACAAGTTTTCGTAGCCTCCCAAGACAACAGTGGTGACGAACTCGAAAGGCAATTGTATGTTACCCGTCGTCGGATTGTTAAAGCAATCCGCACTCACAATCAAAACTGGTCTGAAGAATTTTACATCTGTTCCCTGTCCAGTCGCACAATTGTTTACAAAGGCATGGTGCGTTCTGCGGTCTTGGGTGACTTTTATCTTGATTTAAAAAACCCAGATTATCAAAGCGCTTTTGCTGTATATCACCGCCGCTTTAGCACCAACACCATGCCTAAATGGCCGTTGGCGCAACCAATGCGGCTTTTGGGTCACAACGGCGAAATCAATACCCTATTGGGCAATATCAACTGGATGACAGCCAGACAAGCAATTTTGGAGCATCCAGTGTGGGGCCTTCGCTTAGAAGAACTTAAGCCATTTGTCCATATTGATAATAGCGATTCTGCAACTTTAGATAACGTTCTGGAGTTAATGGTGCGCTCAGGACGCAGCCCCTTGGAAGCCCTAATGATTATGGTTCCGGAGGCTTACCAAAATCAGCCGGAATTGCGTAATTATCCTGAGATTGTCGATTTCTATGAATACTACAGCGGTCTGCAAGAAGCATGGGATGGGCCAGCACTTTTGGTATTCGGCGATGGGCTAAAGGTTGGTGCAACACTAGATCGCAATGGTTTAAGACCGGCTCGTTACTGCATCACCAAAGACGATTACATCATCGTTGCTTCTGAAGCAGGTGTTGTGGAGGTAAACGAAGCCAACATCATTGAAAAAGGTAGACTTGGGCCAGGGCAAATGATCGCCGTGGACTTGGAAACTCATGAGGTACTGAAGAACTGGGAAATTAAGCAGCGCGTTGCTAAACGACAACCCTATGGAGAATGGTTGCGACAGCACCGTCAAGAACTTAAGTCCTTGGTCAATGGTCATTTGTCATTAGTCAATGGCAAAGGAAATTTGACAAATGACAACGGTAATGGACTCCAAACAACCAACACCCAACAACCAACAACAACTAAAATCGACAGACAAACTTTGTTGCAGCATCAAGTTGCCTTTGGCTACACCACAGAAGATGTAGAAATGGTGATTCAGCCAATGGCAATGGAAGGCAAAGAGCCGACTTTCTGCATGGGTGATGATATTCCTTTAGCGGTTCTGTCAGAGAAACTCCACTTGCTGTACGACTATTTCAAACAGCGCTTTGCTCAGGTGACGAACCCTGCCATCGATCCCCTACGGGAAAAGTTGGTGATGTCCTTAAAAGTCGAACTGGGTGAACGGGGTAATTTGTTAGATCCCAAGCCAGAATATGCTCGCAGGCTGAAACTAGAGTCGCCAGTACTGACAGAAGCAGAATTAGAGGCAATTAAGCAGTTAGATTTTGCTGCTGTTGAGTTGTCTACGCTGTTTGTCATTGCTAACGGCCCAGAAGGGTTGAAAGCAGCAGTCAAGTCTTTGCAAGCAAAAGCGGCGGAGGCGGTGCGCTCAGGTGCGAAGATTTTAATTTTGAGTGACAAGATCCCCCCAACCCCCCGAAATTCGGGGGGCGAAGGGGGGATCGGTTCCGAATACTCCTATATTCCTCCCCTGTTGGCTGTAGGTGCAGTACACCATCACCTGATCGATGAAGGACTGCGGATGAAAGCGTCTCTAGTAGTCAATACGGCTCAATGCTGGAGTACCCATCACTTTGCTTGTTTAATTGGCTACGGTGCTGGCGCAGTTTGCCCGTATATGGCTTTGGACACAGTGCGTGATTGGTGGGCAGATCCCAAAACGCAACAGTTTATGGAGCGAGGTAAAATTGCTACCCTCACTCTAGAGGAAGCTATTGGCAATTATCGCCAGGCAGTAGAAGCTGGTTTGCTAAAAATCCTCTCTAAAATGGGAATTTCGCTGCTATCGAGCTATCAAGCAGCGCAAATCTTTGAGGCTATTGGTATCGGTGGGGATTTGCTAGAACTGGCTTTCAAGGGTACGACTTCCCGCATCGGTGGTTTGAGTGTCAGCGACTTGGCGCAAGAAGTGCTGTGTTTCCACAGCAAGGCTTTCCCAGAACTGACAACCAAGAAATTAGAAAACCTGGGCTTTGTCCAGTATCGTCCCGGTGGCGAATACCACATGAATAGCCCCGAACTTGCCAAAGCGCTGCATAAGGCTGTTGACGGCAAGAACTACGACCACTACGAAGTGTACAAGAAGTACCTGCAAGACAGACCTTTGACAGCATTGCGGGATTTGCTCGACTTCCAAAGCGATCGCGCTCCCATTCCGATTGAGGAAGTAGAATCGGTTAGCGAGATCGTCAAGCGCTTCTGTACAGGCGGTATGTCTTTGGGGGCGTTATCGCGGGAAGCTCATGAAACTTTGGCGATCGCCATGAACCGCATTGGCGGTAAATCTAACTCTGGGGAAGGCGGCGAAGATCCAGTACGTTTCACAGTCTTGAATGATGTCGATGAAACTGGTCACTCGCCCACCCTCGCTCACTTAAAAGGATTGCGAAACGGTGATACCGCTTCCAGCGCGATCAAACAAGTCGCTTCGGGACGCTTTGGCGTGACGCCAGAGTACCTGATGAGTGCCAAACAAATTGAAATCAAAATCGCCCAAGGTGCGAAACCAGGGGAAGGCGGACAACTACCAGGGAAAAAGGTCAGTCCTTATATTGCCATGCTACGGCGCTCCAAGCCTGGTGTAACGTTAATTTCACCGCCACCGCACCACGATATCTATTCGATTGAAGACTTGGCACAGTTGATTTTTGACTTGCATCAAATCAACCCGAAAGCACAAGTGTCGGTGAAGCTAGTTGCAGAAATCGGTATCGGTACGATCGCTGCGGGTGTGGCTAAGGCTAACGCTGATATCATCCAGATTTCCGGTCACGATGGCGGTACAGGAGCCTCACCTCTAAGTTCGATTAAGCACGCGGGCTCTCCGTGGGAACTCGGCTTAACTGAAGTGCATCGCGTTCTGATGGAAAATAGCCTGCGCGATCGCGTCATTTTGCGCGTGGATGGCGGGTTCAAGAGTGGCTGGGATGTGCTGATGGGCGCATTGATGGGAGCAGAAGAATTTGGTTTCGGTTCGATCGCCATGATTGCCGAAGGCTGTATTATGGCGCGGATCTGCCACACCAATAACTGTCCTGTAGGTGTTGCGTCTCAAAAAGAAGAACTGCGGAAACGGTTTACGGGTATCCCAGAACACGTAGTTAACTTCTTCTATTTTATTGCTGAGGAAGTACGCAGCTTATTGGCAAGACTCGGTTATCGAACGCTGTCGGAATTAGTTGGACGTGCCGATCTGTTGAAGGTGCGCCAAGGTGTGCATTTCAACAAGACACAAACATTGAACCTTGATTGTTTGCTACAGCTACCAAATGCGAAAGAAAATCGCAGTTGGTTGGTGCATGAAGAAGTTCACAGCAACGGTGCGGTGTTGGATGACCAATTACTTAGCGATCCCGACATTCAAGCAGCGATCGCCAACCATGCTGTTGTGACTAAGACTGTGGCTGTTGTCAACACCGATCGGACTGTGGGCGCACGCCTAGCAGGAGCGATCGCGTCCCAATACGGTGACAATGGCTTTGCTGGGCAAATAAACCTCAACTTCCAAGGAAGTGTAGGACAAAGCTTTGGCGCTTTCAACCTGCCTGGTATGATTCTCACCTTAGAAGGGGAAGCGAACGACTATGTCGGTAAAGGAATGAACGGTGGTGAAATTATTATTAAGCCGCCTGCAAATGCTACCTACGACCCTGCACAAAACGTGATCATTGGCAATACCTGCCTTTACGGTGCGACCGGTGGAATGTTGTTTGCCAACGGTTTAGCTGGCGAACGCTTTGCTGTACGGAACTCTAATGGTACGGCTGTCATCGAGGGAGCAGGCGATCACTGCTGTGAATACATGACTGGTGGCGTGATTGTCATCCTGGGCAAAGTTGGACGTAACGTTGGCGCTGGGATGACTGGTGGATTAGCGTACTTCTTGGATGAAGACGGTACTTTCCCTGAGTTAGTCAACCAGGAAATTGTGAAAATTCAACGAGTGATGACAGCAGCTGGTGAAAAGCAACTCAAGGAGTTAATCGCAACTCACCGCGATCGCACGGATTCGGCTAAGGCGAGGATGATTCTGGAAAACTGGCAAGAATTTTTGCCTAAGTTTTGGCAGTTAGTTCCGCCTTCTGAAGCTGATGGACCAGAAGCTAATCCTCAGCAAGAAAAACAGTTAAGTACGGTTTAGTCATTGGTCAATAGTCATTAGTCATTAGCTAATAACCAATGACTAATGACTATTAAGAAAAGACGACTGGCAAAAGTGAATTTTTGATATACGACCACAGATAGACAATAAATAAAAGTTTTTCCTCTGCTTCCCACCTCTTGTAGGGGGGAATGAGGGGGGTACACACACATATTGTTTGTGTTGATCTGTGTTTATTTATGGTCGAAAATAAGCGACTACTGGACTTGTAGAATAAATCTATTGGGCAATACCGTTCGGTATGTAGAGACGCGTACGCCGCAGGCGTTCCCGCAGGGTAATTTCGCGTCTCTACAGAGTCTTCTCTTTTTCAAATTAACCCTTTCCCTTTACCCTTTTCCCTTTCCCCATTCTTCTAAGTGCCAAATACTTGCGGCCAAGTCGTGACCAGGAAAACTACAACTGCTGCGATCGCTAATAACCCCTGAATTAAATTCCCAATTACACTACCGACTACAATTCCTATACCTGCTTTCACAGCTAGAACTAAATTTCTTCGGTACAGGAATTCACCGATAATTGCTCCTAAGAGAGGCCCGATTAGCATTCCTAATAAGGGCCCTCCTACTGGTAAAGCTGGCAATAATCCTAAAAATCCCGCAATTAAACCGATAATTGCTCCTATTTGCCCCCAATTGCTAGCACCTGCTTTTTTTGCACCTAAGTAAGCAGCTAGCCAGTCTACTGCGATACTAAGGATTAAAACTACACCTGTAACAATTAACGGCGTACTAACATCGGCAAAGGAACCCTTTACAAATCCCCAGATAATAATAGCAATTAAAATTAAGCTAGCACCTGGGATAGCAGGAACTACAGAGCCGATGATGCCTACAACCATTAAGGCAAGCAGTAACAAATAGATAATTTGCATAGGATTTAGTTGGTAATTGGTGAGCCAGCGCGCTCCAAAGGGGGTTTCCCCCATGTAGACGCCCGCAGGGCGGTGAGACCAGCCCCCGTCTTGGCTTTTGCCTTTAGGGGGGACTGGCGTAGACGCGCGCAGCGCGGCTTCTCGTAGAGTACCCGGAGGGCTTCGGTGCAGGGTGCGACTGGCGAACCCGTAAGGGTAATTGGTAATTGGTAATTGGTAATTGATAATTGGTAATTTTCTCTCCCATTACTCATTACCCATTACCTCACCTAGAGTAACAGCTAATTTATCAGCAATTCCAGCGATCCAGTTTTCATCTTGTTTGGTATAACTACGAGGAGCATTTGCCCCTAAAATTAAAACGCCTTTGTTGCCTATAGGTTGACAAATTATTCCTTGGGTATTTTCTGGTAAATAATCAAATTCAATTTTTCCTGGATAGACTTTTAAATTAACCAAATAAACGGGTTTTTGTGTTTCTAGTACCCGCTTTAAAATTGGCCCTATTGTCACCTCTGATTTTGTGCTTAAAATTCCGCGTCGCAACAAAACTTGACCTTGATAAAAAACCACGAGCGATCGCGTTACTGTGTTAGTTAATAACAAATGAGATGCCCAAGCTAGTTCTATTTTGATTCTCTCTGGCAAATCTGGAGCAAGTACAAAACCTTCTTCTCCAATTAGTTCTACCGCATCAGGCAGTTGGGGTTGTACCTGCTGCCAAAGCAAACCAGTCAAAATTAACACCCCACTTAAAATCACACCTAGGACATCTGCACGGGCTTGGGAGTCTGTTATATCTGGTGTCAGCAACCGATTAATCAGCAAAAGTACAGCACCTAATCCACCAACAACAATAGGTAGACGCCGCAAAATGCGATTTGGGTCAGATTTAGCCATGTTTTTCCATACTGAGTTAGGAGCTAGGAGTTCTGAGCTTAATTTTTACCCCATCTCCCCATCTCCCTATCTCCCGATCTTTAAATTACTCCTCCCCTGGTTCAATTATCCGTTGAAAAAGATAGCCTGTTCCTCTGGCTGTCAGAATTAACTCTGGGTTGCTGGGATCGTCCTCCAGCTTTGCCCGCAGACGCGAAATATGTACATCTACCACACGGGTATCCACATGGCGTTCTGGTGTGTATCCCCATACTTCCTGCAAAATTTCCGAGCGGGAAAAAGCTTCTCCAGAGCGACTTACCAACAACTCTAACAAGCTAAATTCCATACCTGTCAAGCGAATGCGCTCATCACCTTTGTAGACTTGCCGCTTATTTGTGTCGATTTTGATGTTGCCAACATGGATTACCCCAGAACTGGGAATGCCAGAAGCGCCGGTTTTGTCTACCCGTCGCAGTACTGAGCGAATGCGAGCTTCGAGTTCTTTTGGGGAAAAAGGTTTAACTACGTAATCATCAGCACCCAATTCCAGACCGGTGATGCGATCGGCTACATCTCCCAAGGCTGTTAGCATAATAATTGGGACATCTGATTCTTTACGTAATTCTTGACAGACGCCGTA
It encodes:
- the rpsL gene encoding 30S ribosomal protein S12, which codes for MPTIQQLIRNEREKARQKTKSPALKQCPQRRGVCTRVYTTTPKKPNSALRKVARVRLTSGFEVTAYIPGIGHNLQEHSVVMIRGGRVKDLPGVRYHIIRGTLDTAGVKDRKQGRSKYGTKRPK
- a CDS encoding HesB/IscA family protein — translated: MIHLSQAAASEIERLKSKQPNFLVRLAVKPGGCSGWYYDMSFDETLKSGDRTFECNGIQVIIDAESLDYVNGLTVDYSEDLMGGGFRFHNPQATATCGCGNSFSISQELVVSG
- a CDS encoding phosphomannose isomerase type II C-terminal cupin domain, which translates into the protein MAQIQETTQTHALPLPPAVTPRGVAATELRPWGSFTVLEEGRGYKIKRIEVKPGHRLSLQMHHHRSEHWIVVSGTARVICGDQEVLLSNNQSTYVPQCTAHRLENPGVIPLVLIEVQNGEYLGEDDIIRFQDDYARTKED
- a CDS encoding phosphodiester glycosidase family protein, with translation MVEVSNFCRQEGNTVSKQFNSRFVKVLVSPVIFSLLCLTANYNFAIASTSVPNSSTTQKELFQARIAQSPIEPKPISTPSPKLPAPPLKGVTFYGNQISVNGRIFSGAWLQRRLKAGQLTTHISDGALRQFIGADLLNSSSPVRQPIQWYSSLTQPLTLASILVGGYRYLDITQFAKTSAWQLQVQGNTLIISTPNAKLTDISQGKESFGERIIVNLDRPTPWQITQELPVKKNQPLPDDPNNPVPKPSSPTTREWTITLNGIADPVLIQRYTPPPPPPPPAIENIPIPLPSPENQLKQMVPGNDGTGVNRENTLPSFPPPPSSPSLEPPAPLPPPPLIKQVEVVNNQTLIRLEVPIGLAPLVSTLPNPNRLIIDVRPDAMVQRSINWAPGLNWRQQFVQLGQERFPIVWLEVNPRTVGINIKPILTNSGTLVGTAPIMQTAQQQLAVAAINGGYFNRNNRLPLGAIRRDGQWLSSPILNRGAIAWNDSGQFYMGRLTLLENLIIPNNQKLPIVSLNSGYVQSGIARYTPAWGASYHPLTDNEIILVVQKNQVTNQLQGGKAGQVSIPIPQDGYLLALRSNAVNSASVLPIGSSVRIDNSTYPAEFNSYPHILGAGPLLVLNRQIVLDGKGEKFSDAFIAQKAVRSAICTTATGNLTIAAVHNRVGGAGPTLAEHARLMQQMGCVNALNLDGGSSTSLYLGGQLLDRFPNTAARVHNGIGIFLQPRR
- a CDS encoding glutamate synthase-related protein yields the protein MNKKSVNQDQEMRFTDASSGCTYQGQRWLVEERDACGVGFIAHRHNHPSHEIVSKALAALTCLEHRGGCSADQDSGDGAGILTAIPWELFQKEFTARGMQLPTGNNIAVGMIFLPQNPQAAQKAKATVEQVATEEKLTVLGWREVPLQPNLLGVQARENQPQIEQVFVASQDNSGDELERQLYVTRRRIVKAIRTHNQNWSEEFYICSLSSRTIVYKGMVRSAVLGDFYLDLKNPDYQSAFAVYHRRFSTNTMPKWPLAQPMRLLGHNGEINTLLGNINWMTARQAILEHPVWGLRLEELKPFVHIDNSDSATLDNVLELMVRSGRSPLEALMIMVPEAYQNQPELRNYPEIVDFYEYYSGLQEAWDGPALLVFGDGLKVGATLDRNGLRPARYCITKDDYIIVASEAGVVEVNEANIIEKGRLGPGQMIAVDLETHEVLKNWEIKQRVAKRQPYGEWLRQHRQELKSLVNGHLSLVNGKGNLTNDNGNGLQTTNTQQPTTTKIDRQTLLQHQVAFGYTTEDVEMVIQPMAMEGKEPTFCMGDDIPLAVLSEKLHLLYDYFKQRFAQVTNPAIDPLREKLVMSLKVELGERGNLLDPKPEYARRLKLESPVLTEAELEAIKQLDFAAVELSTLFVIANGPEGLKAAVKSLQAKAAEAVRSGAKILILSDKIPPTPRNSGGEGGIGSEYSYIPPLLAVGAVHHHLIDEGLRMKASLVVNTAQCWSTHHFACLIGYGAGAVCPYMALDTVRDWWADPKTQQFMERGKIATLTLEEAIGNYRQAVEAGLLKILSKMGISLLSSYQAAQIFEAIGIGGDLLELAFKGTTSRIGGLSVSDLAQEVLCFHSKAFPELTTKKLENLGFVQYRPGGEYHMNSPELAKALHKAVDGKNYDHYEVYKKYLQDRPLTALRDLLDFQSDRAPIPIEEVESVSEIVKRFCTGGMSLGALSREAHETLAIAMNRIGGKSNSGEGGEDPVRFTVLNDVDETGHSPTLAHLKGLRNGDTASSAIKQVASGRFGVTPEYLMSAKQIEIKIAQGAKPGEGGQLPGKKVSPYIAMLRRSKPGVTLISPPPHHDIYSIEDLAQLIFDLHQINPKAQVSVKLVAEIGIGTIAAGVAKANADIIQISGHDGGTGASPLSSIKHAGSPWELGLTEVHRVLMENSLRDRVILRVDGGFKSGWDVLMGALMGAEEFGFGSIAMIAEGCIMARICHTNNCPVGVASQKEELRKRFTGIPEHVVNFFYFIAEEVRSLLARLGYRTLSELVGRADLLKVRQGVHFNKTQTLNLDCLLQLPNAKENRSWLVHEEVHSNGAVLDDQLLSDPDIQAAIANHAVVTKTVAVVNTDRTVGARLAGAIASQYGDNGFAGQINLNFQGSVGQSFGAFNLPGMILTLEGEANDYVGKGMNGGEIIIKPPANATYDPAQNVIIGNTCLYGATGGMLFANGLAGERFAVRNSNGTAVIEGAGDHCCEYMTGGVIVILGKVGRNVGAGMTGGLAYFLDEDGTFPELVNQEIVKIQRVMTAAGEKQLKELIATHRDRTDSAKARMILENWQEFLPKFWQLVPPSEADGPEANPQQEKQLSTV
- a CDS encoding DUF456 domain-containing protein encodes the protein MQIIYLLLLALMVVGIIGSVVPAIPGASLILIAIIIWGFVKGSFADVSTPLIVTGVVLILSIAVDWLAAYLGAKKAGASNWGQIGAIIGLIAGFLGLLPALPVGGPLLGMLIGPLLGAIIGEFLYRRNLVLAVKAGIGIVVGSVIGNLIQGLLAIAAVVVFLVTTWPQVFGT
- a CDS encoding cofactor assembly of complex C subunit B; translation: MAKSDPNRILRRLPIVVGGLGAVLLLINRLLTPDITDSQARADVLGVILSGVLILTGLLWQQVQPQLPDAVELIGEEGFVLAPDLPERIKIELAWASHLLLTNTVTRSLVVFYQGQVLLRRGILSTKSEVTIGPILKRVLETQKPVYLVNLKVYPGKIEFDYLPENTQGIICQPIGNKGVLILGANAPRSYTKQDENWIAGIADKLAVTLGEVMGNE